Proteins from a genomic interval of Arachis hypogaea cultivar Tifrunner chromosome 10, arahy.Tifrunner.gnm2.J5K5, whole genome shotgun sequence:
- the LOC112715840 gene encoding uncharacterized protein, with product MAPKCKMVTPRNYNMLMIESREYMRNSKQLATRSSLPLYPLKMENLRVTTLFFLFFSALLILQVNAKDDVQNQPQENPSSLSKILTDTISLLKTSQETSWEKIKTVIHEMRKQFSPSSLEGVGETETELSTGGVKGTINDAITKNLEKSKETVVESAKSAANVAKEAVHNTGEKDSDAEL from the exons ATGGCCCCTAAATGCAAGATGGTAACTCCACGTAACTATAACATGTTGATGATTGAAAGCAGGGAATACATGAGAAATAGCAAGCAACTAGCTACAAGATCAAGCCTTCCTTTGTACCCTCTTAAGATGGAAAATCTCAGAGTAAcgacccttttttttcttttctttagcgCCCTTCTCATTCTTCAGGTGAATGCAAAGGATGATGTTCAAAATCAACCACAAGAAAATCCATCATCTCTTTCAAAGATACTCACTGATACAATTTCTCTGCTAAAAACATCGCAAGAAACTTCATGGGAGAAGATCAAAACCGTCATCCATGAAATGCGAAAGCAATTTTCCCCTTCGAGTTTGGA GGGTGTGGGTGAGACAGAAACTGAACTTAGCACTGGTGGTGTCAAAGGAACCATTAACGATGCAATCACCAAGAATTTGGAGAAGAGCAAAGAGACAGTTGTTGAATCTGCCAAATCTGCTGCAAATGTTGCCAAAGAAGCTGTTCACAACACTGGAGAAAAAGACTCTGATGCAGAACTTTGA
- the LOC112715839 gene encoding uncharacterized protein: MAKVTMLGMPGPWAHNNREPADPYTTKVGGLPDWPLPNHAVDANLLHCGNCGTKLCLIAQVYAPLSKPNRSLQQRLLFLFGCLTPKCHSWRVLRLQNIHDAEDNSLLADVPDEPSAAAALSNDDDSEDEVDVQELGKALFAATTFATPSNLKTKKKKKKNKKKTPGSQNHKPPAAVPLDADTPVMPCFYIYTQEEPPSKDLNSVCSSYSSLSIKENGNDAEYHSQTEETWDKEQYEYDKALTADRTYLKFKKRLDSYPEQCFRYSYGGKPLLAAAAEIDPGSCGHCGRPRQFEMQLMPPLLYFLQETLEGEQRQMIENWEWMTLIAFTCSESCHEQIEQANLDSKGWIVVEEIVVAQYEESLPVQHGYFS, from the exons ATGGCGAAAGTGACGATGCTGGGAATGCCTGGGCCATGGGCTCACAACAATCGTGAACCTGCCGATCCTTACACCACCAAAGTTGGAGGTCTCCCT GATTGGCCCCTTCCCAACCACGCAGTAGACGCTAACTTGCTTCACTGCGGCAACTGCGGCACTAAACTGTGCCTTATCGCACAAGTCTATGCTCCCCTTTCAAAACCAAATCGCAGCCTTCAACAACGCCTTCTTTTCCTTTTCGGTTGCCTTACTCCCAAATGCCACAg CTGGCGAGTTCTTCGACTTCAGAATATTCACGATGCAGAGGACAATTCTCTGCTAGCTGATGTACCGGATGAACCATCTGCTGCTGCTGCTTTGTCGAATGATGATGACAGTGAAGACGAAGTGGATGTCCAAGAACTGGGGAAGGCACTCTTTGCAGCTACCACTTTTGCTACTCCCAGTAACCTTaaaaccaagaagaagaagaagaagaataagaagaaaacaCCCGGAAGCCAAAATCACAAGCCTCCAGCAGCTGTCCCCCTTGATGCTGATACGCCAg TGATGCCTTGCTTTTATATATACACACAGGAAGAACCACCTTCAAAAGATCTTAATTCTGTGTGTTCTAGCTATTCATCTCTTTCTATTAAGGAGAATGGAAATGATGCTGAGTATCATTCACAAACAGAAGAAACTTGGGACAAGGAACAATATGAATATGATAAAGCTCTGACTGCTGATAGGACATACCTCAAGTTCAAGAAACGACTGGATTCTTATCCTGAACAGTGTTTCAG ATACTCATATGGTGGGAAGCCACTTTTAGCTGCAGCTGCGGAAATAGACCCTGGTAGTTGTGGGCACTGTGGCAGACCGAGGCAATTTGAGATGCAGCTTATGCCTCCATTACTATATTTCCTTCAGGAAACACTTGAGGGTGAGCAAAGACAGATGATTGAAAACTGGGAATGGATGACCCTTATTGCTTTTACTTGTTCTGAG AGTTGCCATGAGCAGATCGAGCAAGCAAATCTGGATAGCAAGGGCTGGATTGTAGTGGAGGAGATAGTTGTGGCTCAATATGAGGAATCCTTGCCCGTTCAGCATGGATATTTCTCATGA